A region from the Stutzerimonas stutzeri genome encodes:
- the tnpC gene encoding Tn3 family transposase post-transcriptional regulator TnpC — translation MINIPPASFRLTPYGEVDAVALENLRDSFDTSQLLRLVDRLDVCLVELGGITSIRDELLRLHAMALTIVEGIALTVPAESACIWTEAQSLQMDLEALVSWARSAQLIIAPLINLAPQHEA, via the coding sequence ATGATCAACATTCCTCCCGCATCCTTCCGCCTTACACCGTACGGCGAAGTGGACGCCGTGGCGTTGGAAAACCTGCGCGACAGCTTCGACACCTCTCAACTGCTCCGGCTGGTTGATCGCTTGGACGTCTGCTTGGTGGAACTGGGTGGAATCACCTCCATTCGCGACGAGCTACTGAGATTGCATGCGATGGCTCTGACGATAGTTGAGGGCATCGCTCTTACGGTGCCTGCCGAGAGTGCTTGTATCTGGACAGAAGCCCAATCTCTACAGATGGATCTTGAGGCACTGGTTTCTTGGGCGCGCTCCGCTCAGCTCATCATTGCGCCGCTGATCAATCTTGCTCCACAGCACGAGGCATGA
- the phnC gene encoding phosphonate ABC transporter ATP-binding protein, giving the protein MTPHPIQDAVLRVDRLSVVYPGGVTALRDTSIAFRRGEFTVLLGLSGAGKSTLLRSLNRLVTPTGGSVTSELGELGSGSALRQHRRRTAMIFQHHQLIERQSALANVLTGRLAFHNTLRSLFPLPRADQEIALSCLARVGLADKALSRVDKLSGGQQQRVGIARALAQQPAIILADEPVASLDPATSVRVLGLLRDICKEDGITAIVSLHQLEYARRFADRVVGLADSQIVFDAAPSELTDAQLERIYAGRSTTQPANAPAEPPVMLEPSLEMSR; this is encoded by the coding sequence ATGACGCCCCATCCGATACAGGACGCCGTGCTGCGGGTCGACCGGTTGAGCGTCGTCTATCCAGGCGGCGTGACAGCCCTACGCGATACCTCGATTGCATTTCGGCGTGGTGAGTTCACCGTGCTGCTTGGTCTCTCGGGCGCAGGCAAGTCGACCTTGCTCCGTAGTCTCAATCGACTCGTCACGCCCACTGGCGGCAGTGTCACCAGCGAACTCGGTGAGCTCGGCAGCGGCTCGGCCTTGCGTCAGCATCGTCGGCGTACCGCCATGATCTTTCAGCACCACCAGCTAATCGAACGTCAAAGCGCACTGGCTAATGTGCTTACCGGTCGGCTGGCCTTTCACAACACGCTCCGCTCGCTGTTTCCTCTGCCGCGTGCCGATCAGGAGATTGCGCTCAGTTGCCTCGCTCGGGTCGGTCTGGCAGACAAGGCGCTAAGCCGGGTGGACAAACTGTCCGGTGGCCAGCAGCAGCGGGTAGGCATCGCGCGTGCGCTAGCGCAACAGCCGGCGATCATTCTGGCCGATGAGCCGGTAGCCAGTCTCGACCCGGCCACTTCGGTCCGTGTTCTCGGATTGCTGCGCGACATCTGCAAGGAAGACGGCATCACCGCCATCGTTTCGCTGCATCAACTCGAATATGCCCGCCGCTTCGCCGATCGCGTCGTCGGGCTGGCCGATTCTCAGATCGTTTTCGATGCCGCGCCCTCGGAACTCACCGATGCGCAGCTTGAGCGCATCTATGCAGGCCGCTCTACGACTCAGCCAGCGAATGCTCCGGCTGAACCACCTGTCATGCTCGAACCTTCACTGGAGATGTCCCGATGA
- the phnD gene encoding phosphate/phosphite/phosphonate ABC transporter substrate-binding protein, whose protein sequence is MKRLSALLLTCLLSAVSSLSALAADADPDVLKVALLPDENASELIKRNQPLKDYLEEHLDKKVQLIVTTDYSSMIEAMRFGRIDLAYFGPLSYVMAKSKSDIEPFAAMVIDGKPTYRSVIIANVASGVNEYADLKGKKMAYGDRASTSSHLIPKTVLLETADLTGGQDYEQHFVGTHDAVAVNVANGNADAGGLSEVIFNHVAERGLIDPSKVKVLGYSGEYPQYPWAMRSNLSPELKTKVRDVFVGIDDPEVLRNFKAEAFAPITDADYDVIRNMGSLLGLDFATM, encoded by the coding sequence ATGAAACGCTTATCCGCGCTCTTATTGACTTGCTTGCTGTCCGCTGTTTCAAGTTTGTCCGCCCTAGCGGCCGATGCCGATCCGGATGTGCTAAAGGTTGCCCTGCTGCCGGACGAAAACGCCTCCGAGCTGATCAAGCGTAACCAGCCGCTGAAGGATTATCTGGAAGAGCATCTGGACAAGAAGGTGCAGCTGATCGTAACCACCGACTATTCCTCGATGATTGAGGCGATGCGCTTTGGCCGTATCGACCTGGCGTATTTCGGTCCGCTGTCCTACGTCATGGCCAAAAGCAAAAGCGACATCGAGCCCTTCGCTGCCATGGTCATCGACGGCAAGCCGACCTATCGCTCGGTGATTATCGCCAATGTGGCGTCAGGCGTGAATGAGTATGCCGACCTTAAGGGCAAGAAGATGGCCTATGGTGACCGGGCATCGACGTCCAGCCATTTGATTCCCAAAACCGTGCTTCTTGAGACGGCCGATTTGACGGGTGGGCAGGACTACGAACAACATTTTGTGGGCACGCATGACGCCGTTGCCGTCAACGTGGCGAACGGCAACGCCGATGCGGGTGGGCTGTCGGAGGTAATTTTCAATCACGTAGCCGAACGTGGCCTAATCGATCCGAGCAAGGTGAAAGTACTTGGTTACAGCGGCGAATACCCCCAGTACCCCTGGGCGATGCGCTCGAACCTGAGCCCCGAGCTGAAAACCAAGGTGCGGGATGTATTCGTCGGTATCGACGATCCCGAAGTGCTGCGCAACTTCAAGGCCGAGGCCTTCGCGCCAATCACCGACGCCGACTACGATGTGATCCGCAACATGGGATCGCTGCTCGGCCTCGACTTCGCCACGATGTGA
- the phnE gene encoding phosphonate ABC transporter, permease protein PhnE: MSTHYDVQALPAEQREHILRGFGLGWWRQLGQVAIVFGVVLLACWYVGLLDATTLLNGLPSIATLAGEAMPPDFSGYRSWIRPLIDTLAMSIAGTAIAVVFSLVVAFVAARNTAPHPLVFGVARVLLNALRSVPELIMGIIFVAAVGFGALPGVLALGLHSVGMVGKFFAEAIEHVDEAPVEAARAAGATPMQVLLHAVLPQVTPQFADVAIYRWEYNFRASTVMGMVGAGGIGFELMGSLRIMQYQEVAAILLVILAMVTLVDAFSGVLRKRFK, from the coding sequence ATGTCTACTCATTACGACGTGCAGGCGCTGCCTGCAGAGCAACGCGAGCACATCCTTCGAGGCTTCGGCCTCGGTTGGTGGCGCCAGCTGGGGCAGGTGGCGATTGTATTCGGAGTGGTGCTGTTGGCCTGCTGGTACGTGGGGCTGCTCGATGCCACCACGCTGCTGAACGGGCTGCCCTCCATCGCGACCCTGGCAGGCGAGGCCATGCCGCCAGACTTTTCGGGCTATCGAAGCTGGATTCGCCCCTTGATCGACACCTTGGCGATGAGCATCGCCGGTACGGCCATCGCAGTGGTGTTCTCGCTGGTGGTGGCCTTCGTTGCAGCGCGCAATACGGCGCCGCACCCCCTTGTGTTCGGTGTTGCCCGGGTGCTGCTCAATGCCCTGCGGTCGGTGCCGGAGCTGATCATGGGCATCATCTTCGTTGCAGCCGTAGGGTTCGGCGCCTTGCCGGGCGTGCTTGCCCTGGGTCTGCATTCGGTCGGCATGGTCGGCAAGTTCTTCGCCGAGGCCATCGAGCACGTCGACGAAGCGCCGGTGGAAGCCGCTCGGGCGGCGGGGGCTACGCCGATGCAAGTGCTGCTGCACGCGGTTTTGCCACAGGTGACGCCGCAGTTCGCCGACGTGGCGATCTACCGCTGGGAATACAACTTTCGCGCCTCCACCGTGATGGGCATGGTTGGCGCCGGCGGTATCGGCTTCGAACTCATGGGCTCGCTGCGCATCATGCAGTACCAGGAGGTTGCAGCAATCCTGCTGGTCATCCTGGCCATGGTCACGCTAGTAGACGCCTTCAGTGGCGTGCTGCGCAAACGTTTCAAATAG
- the ptxD gene encoding phosphonate dehydrogenase PtxD has product MLPKLVITHRVHDEILQLLAPHCELMTNQTDSTLTREEILRRCRDAQAMMAFMPDRVDADFLQACPELRVVGCALKGFDNFDVDACTARGVWLTFVPDLLTVPTAELAIGLAVGLGRHLRAADAFVRSGEFQGWQPQFYGTGLDNATVGILGMGAIGLAMADRLQGWGATLQYHEAKALDTQTEQRLGLRQVACSELFASSDFILLALPLNADTQHLVNAELLALVRPGALLVNPCRGSVVDEAAVLAALERGQLGGYAADVFEMEDWARADRPRLIDPALLAHPNTLFTPHIGSAVRAVRLEIERCAAQNIIQVLAGARPINAANRLPKAEPAAC; this is encoded by the coding sequence ATGCTGCCGAAACTCGTTATAACTCACCGAGTACACGATGAGATCCTGCAACTGCTGGCGCCACATTGCGAGCTGATGACCAACCAGACCGACAGCACGCTGACGCGCGAGGAAATTCTGCGCCGCTGTCGCGATGCTCAGGCGATGATGGCGTTCATGCCCGATCGGGTCGATGCAGACTTTCTTCAAGCCTGCCCTGAGCTGCGTGTAGTCGGCTGCGCGCTCAAGGGCTTCGACAATTTCGATGTGGACGCCTGTACTGCCCGCGGGGTCTGGCTGACCTTCGTGCCTGATCTGTTGACGGTCCCGACTGCCGAGCTGGCGATCGGACTGGCGGTGGGGCTGGGGCGGCATCTGCGGGCAGCAGATGCGTTCGTCCGCTCTGGCGAGTTCCAGGGCTGGCAACCACAGTTCTACGGCACGGGGCTGGATAACGCTACGGTCGGCATCCTTGGCATGGGCGCCATCGGACTGGCCATGGCTGATCGCTTGCAGGGATGGGGCGCGACCCTGCAGTACCACGAGGCGAAGGCTCTGGATACACAAACCGAGCAACGGCTCGGCCTGCGCCAGGTGGCGTGCAGCGAACTCTTCGCCAGCTCGGACTTCATCCTGCTGGCGCTTCCCTTGAATGCCGATACCCAGCATCTGGTCAACGCCGAGCTGCTTGCCCTCGTACGGCCGGGCGCTCTGCTTGTAAACCCCTGTCGTGGTTCGGTAGTGGATGAAGCCGCCGTGCTCGCGGCGCTTGAGCGAGGCCAGCTCGGCGGGTATGCGGCGGATGTATTCGAAATGGAAGACTGGGCTCGCGCGGACCGGCCGCGGCTGATCGATCCTGCGCTGCTCGCGCATCCGAATACGCTGTTCACTCCGCACATAGGGTCGGCAGTGCGCGCGGTGCGCCTGGAGATTGAACGTTGTGCAGCGCAGAACATCATCCAGGTATTGGCAGGTGCGCGCCCAATCAACGCTGCGAACCGTCTGCCCAAGGCCGAGCCTGCCGCATGTTGA